In one window of Posidoniimonas corsicana DNA:
- a CDS encoding PEP-CTERM sorting domain-containing protein, with protein MMRKTFVFLSAAALAATAALDARAGVLFSEDFNDGAAGTRWSEVSQQEGVVGPDGSVDYAFDYSTLGIANPSGGGDTIGAFLQFNKNDDGPVDEGESYSIYPNGQSFSGDFHLSLDMFVYNDGGGGSTEHGMAGLFLDNSAPVSPYEFGAVGGPLAWAYSGEGGDGTGDLGVYAEGDGSSTGYTGLGDYNSGNYPLPPGFETGLGPAGPPNDRGAWVEVEIFAVGDTISFALNGVVVDTYDNSGGFYTAGNILVGGMDVFNSSNGANGVIVDNVSVGTIPEPASLALAALGCVAALGRSRRS; from the coding sequence ATGATGCGGAAGACTTTTGTGTTTCTTAGCGCCGCGGCTCTCGCGGCAACGGCCGCGCTCGACGCGCGGGCCGGAGTTCTCTTCAGCGAAGACTTTAACGACGGCGCCGCTGGGACGCGCTGGTCGGAAGTCAGCCAGCAGGAGGGCGTTGTCGGGCCGGATGGCAGCGTCGACTATGCGTTTGACTATTCCACGCTGGGGATCGCCAACCCCAGCGGCGGCGGCGACACCATCGGCGCGTTCCTGCAGTTCAACAAGAACGACGACGGCCCGGTCGACGAGGGCGAGTCTTACAGCATCTACCCGAACGGCCAATCGTTCTCCGGCGACTTCCACCTGTCGCTCGACATGTTCGTCTACAACGACGGCGGCGGCGGATCGACCGAGCACGGCATGGCCGGCCTGTTCCTGGACAACAGCGCGCCCGTTTCTCCGTACGAGTTCGGCGCCGTCGGCGGCCCGCTCGCCTGGGCCTACTCCGGCGAAGGCGGCGACGGTACGGGCGACCTTGGCGTCTACGCCGAGGGTGATGGATCGAGCACTGGCTACACGGGATTGGGTGACTACAACAGCGGCAATTACCCGTTGCCGCCAGGCTTTGAGACTGGGCTAGGCCCGGCCGGTCCGCCCAACGATCGCGGCGCTTGGGTCGAGGTTGAGATCTTCGCCGTGGGCGACACCATCTCGTTCGCCCTGAACGGCGTCGTGGTCGACACCTACGACAACAGCGGCGGCTTCTACACCGCCGGCAACATCCTGGTCGGCGGCATGGACGTGTTCAACTCGTCCAACGGCGCCAATGGGGTGATCGTCGACAACGTCAGCGTCGGCACGATCCCCGAGCCGGCCAGCCTTGCCCTGGCGGCGCTCGGCTGTGTGGCGGCGCTCGGCCGCTCGCGTCGCTCCTAA
- a CDS encoding RNA-binding S4 domain-containing protein: MSDDQEPTIHLDQFLKAHGLVATGGQAKVVIQGGEVLLNGQVETRRRKQLRQGDVVGFDGEEYTVEFA; the protein is encoded by the coding sequence ATGTCAGACGATCAAGAGCCGACGATCCACCTGGACCAGTTCCTCAAGGCGCACGGGCTGGTCGCGACCGGCGGACAAGCCAAGGTGGTCATCCAGGGGGGCGAGGTGCTGCTGAACGGCCAGGTCGAGACCCGCCGGCGCAAGCAGCTCCGCCAGGGCGACGTGGTCGGCTTCGACGGCGAGGAGTACACCGTCGAGTTCGCGTGA
- a CDS encoding DUF6428 family protein, whose protein sequence is MNVTEFRQALADHPGRGLRFLIDDQAAIADHFHVTEVGRVEKRFVDCGGKPRQTVACVLQTLVAYDTDHRLTTDKLAGIMSLVAKLDLPADAPVEVEHQERSVSIDAVDRFAERDGVLEFRLAAKQTACLAEDACGLGPADSTPASDGLPVLGEGCCGGTTGCC, encoded by the coding sequence ATGAACGTCACCGAATTCCGTCAAGCACTCGCCGATCACCCCGGCCGCGGCCTCCGTTTCCTAATCGACGATCAGGCCGCTATTGCCGACCACTTCCACGTGACCGAGGTGGGCCGCGTGGAGAAGCGGTTCGTCGACTGTGGCGGCAAGCCCAGGCAGACCGTCGCGTGTGTGCTGCAGACGCTGGTTGCGTACGACACGGACCACCGCCTGACCACCGACAAGTTGGCGGGCATCATGTCGCTTGTCGCGAAGCTCGACCTGCCCGCTGACGCGCCGGTCGAGGTGGAGCACCAGGAGCGGTCGGTGAGCATCGACGCGGTCGACCGGTTTGCAGAACGCGACGGGGTGCTGGAGTTCCGCCTCGCAGCGAAGCAGACCGCCTGCCTGGCGGAGGACGCGTGCGGGCTGGGGCCGGCCGACTCGACCCCGGCTAGCGACGGGCTGCCGGTGCTGGGCGAGGGCTGCTGCGGCGGCACGACCGGCTGCTGCTAG
- a CDS encoding alpha/beta hydrolase family protein, whose product MRYRTLAVVLMSLVAGGCGAPVDTTGRGAASAPSSAKPMLVDVRRGFETRLVSRGEEYGPPDRPDGDEFLLVSYPSAVGDLAAYVTPDPGDGGRHPAIVWITGGDNNTIGDVWTPRPRGNDQSASAFRKAGVVMMFPSQRGGNDNPGRREGFLGEVDDILAATDYLVGLPYVDPEQVYLGGHSTGGTMAMLVGESTDRYRAVFSLGPVATPYHYGGDYLYCDPEDDEELTVRAPIVWLHCVKRPMYVFEGGERGNWESIQLMAADNTNPNVRFLRVPGHDHFSVIAPLAEVLAEQIVQGQIEVDEQLVSDLQ is encoded by the coding sequence ATGAGATATCGAACTCTTGCTGTCGTACTGATGTCGCTGGTGGCCGGCGGTTGCGGCGCGCCGGTTGATACGACGGGCCGCGGGGCGGCTTCTGCACCGTCGTCAGCAAAGCCGATGCTGGTCGACGTGCGGCGTGGGTTCGAGACCAGGCTGGTGTCGCGGGGCGAGGAGTACGGGCCGCCGGACCGCCCCGACGGCGATGAGTTCCTGCTGGTCAGCTACCCGTCTGCGGTCGGCGATCTGGCCGCGTACGTCACGCCCGACCCGGGGGACGGCGGCAGGCATCCGGCGATCGTTTGGATCACCGGCGGTGACAACAACACCATCGGCGATGTCTGGACGCCGCGTCCGCGCGGCAACGACCAGTCGGCCAGCGCGTTCCGCAAGGCGGGCGTGGTGATGATGTTCCCCTCGCAGCGGGGCGGCAACGACAACCCGGGCCGGCGGGAGGGGTTCCTGGGGGAGGTGGACGACATCCTCGCCGCAACCGACTACCTGGTCGGGCTGCCGTACGTCGACCCGGAGCAGGTGTACCTGGGCGGCCACAGCACGGGCGGCACGATGGCGATGCTGGTCGGCGAGTCGACCGACCGCTACCGCGCCGTGTTCTCGCTGGGCCCGGTCGCCACACCGTACCACTACGGCGGCGACTACTTGTACTGCGACCCCGAGGACGACGAGGAGCTGACCGTGCGGGCGCCGATCGTTTGGCTGCACTGCGTGAAGCGGCCGATGTACGTATTTGAGGGTGGCGAGCGCGGCAACTGGGAGTCGATTCAACTGATGGCGGCCGACAACACCAACCCCAACGTCAGATTCCTGCGGGTGCCCGGGCACGACCACTTCAGTGTGATTGCACCGCTGGCGGAGGTGCTGGCCGAGCAGATCGTGCAGGGGCAGATTGAGGTCGACGAGCAGCTGGTCAGCGACCTGCAGTAG
- a CDS encoding DinB family protein produces MFPVESIVYPWDNGRRYAVALLDDLTDEQMVLRPGGNMNHPAWIVGHISIYHPVVCSLLSGEPCDDPADHDLFGFRGRGPLPDASEYGSKAEQVDRFVAGHERVAEALLSATADQLQQLPSLKRWADAYPTVAVMLPDLLLHHESLHIGQLSIWRRAAGLPPVAIPDRSPRAGLFG; encoded by the coding sequence ATGTTCCCTGTCGAATCGATTGTGTACCCCTGGGACAACGGCCGCCGCTACGCGGTGGCGCTGCTGGACGACCTGACCGACGAGCAGATGGTCCTCCGCCCCGGCGGCAACATGAACCATCCGGCGTGGATCGTGGGGCATATTTCGATCTACCACCCCGTGGTCTGCTCGCTGCTCTCGGGCGAGCCGTGCGACGACCCCGCCGACCACGACCTGTTTGGCTTCCGCGGGCGGGGACCGCTGCCGGATGCCAGCGAGTACGGCTCGAAGGCGGAGCAGGTCGACCGGTTCGTCGCGGGCCATGAACGGGTGGCCGAGGCCCTGCTCTCCGCTACCGCCGACCAGCTGCAGCAACTCCCGTCGCTGAAACGATGGGCCGACGCCTACCCAACGGTCGCCGTCATGCTGCCCGACCTGCTGCTGCACCACGAGAGCCTGCACATCGGCCAGCTGAGCATCTGGCGCCGGGCGGCGGGACTTCCACCGGTGGCGATCCCAGACCGCTCGCCCCGGGCGGGGCTGTTCGGCTAG
- a CDS encoding M28 family peptidase → MPGHTDPDRSLIEANLRLHVDRLAGLIGPRTLARPKTIQATIGYLQGQWGEMGYHVEQEHYDAYGDEATNLIVEQPGRRRVDEVVLLGAHYDTFYATPGADDNASAVAVMLEVSRMLRGHVGKRTARYVAFACEEPPYFNLDPTGPMGSQQHAANARRRGDKIRAMLCLEMVGYFTDEPGSQQVPEVIPPLVRRLVPSRGDFLAAVGNLPSWRLLWPFRRGFKRASGLPLFTIALPEKVDAIRLSDNHAFWDHGYPALMLTDTSFLRNPNYHLESDTPDTLNYPRMTEVALGVAGAMRRLLG, encoded by the coding sequence ATGCCCGGCCACACCGATCCGGATCGATCGCTCATCGAAGCCAATCTCCGCCTGCACGTCGACCGACTGGCGGGGCTGATCGGCCCACGGACCCTTGCGCGGCCCAAGACCATTCAAGCCACCATCGGCTACCTGCAAGGGCAGTGGGGGGAGATGGGCTACCACGTCGAACAAGAGCACTACGACGCCTACGGCGATGAGGCCACAAACCTCATCGTCGAGCAACCCGGCCGGCGTCGCGTGGACGAGGTTGTCCTGCTCGGCGCCCACTACGACACCTTCTACGCGACCCCGGGCGCCGACGACAACGCGTCGGCCGTGGCCGTGATGCTCGAGGTGAGCCGGATGCTGCGCGGGCATGTCGGCAAACGGACCGCACGGTACGTGGCGTTCGCCTGCGAGGAGCCCCCCTACTTCAACCTCGACCCGACCGGCCCCATGGGCAGCCAGCAGCACGCCGCCAACGCCCGGCGAAGGGGCGACAAGATCCGCGCGATGCTCTGCTTGGAGATGGTCGGCTACTTCACCGACGAACCTGGCTCGCAGCAGGTCCCCGAGGTGATCCCGCCCTTGGTGCGGAGGCTCGTGCCATCGCGGGGCGACTTCCTGGCGGCGGTCGGCAACCTGCCGTCCTGGCGGCTGCTGTGGCCGTTCCGCCGGGGCTTCAAGCGGGCGAGCGGGCTGCCGCTGTTTACGATTGCCCTGCCGGAGAAGGTCGACGCCATCCGCCTGAGCGACAACCACGCGTTCTGGGACCACGGCTACCCAGCGCTGATGCTGACCGACACCAGCTTCCTGCGGAACCCCAACTACCACCTGGAGAGCGACACGCCCGACACCCTCAACTACCCGCGCATGACCGAGGTCGCGCTCGGCGTGGCCGGGGCGATGCGGCGGCTGCTGGGGTAG
- a CDS encoding HAD family hydrolase: protein MQTAFLFDLDGTLIDSVYQHVLAWQRALKEAGIPLSVWRIHRKIGMSGGLFTQMLLRETGADITPELIERLSRLHAAAFNEISGGIGPLPGARELLAYLDEVQMPWTIATSGRMETAGPTLKGLGVDPDAKPVVTRDQVRYAKPDPDLFVTAAERLEIPIENCIVVGDSVWDLLAARRARALSIGLLSGGYGREELERAGAFRVFEDPADLLHHIDEVGVRRPSED from the coding sequence ATGCAAACCGCCTTCCTCTTCGACCTCGACGGCACGCTGATCGACAGCGTGTACCAGCACGTGCTCGCCTGGCAGCGAGCGCTCAAGGAGGCCGGCATCCCGCTGTCGGTCTGGCGGATCCACCGCAAGATCGGCATGAGCGGCGGGCTGTTCACGCAGATGCTGCTCCGCGAGACCGGCGCCGACATCACGCCCGAGCTGATCGAGCGGCTCAGCCGCCTGCACGCCGCGGCCTTCAATGAGATCTCCGGCGGCATCGGCCCGCTGCCCGGCGCCCGCGAGTTGCTGGCGTACCTTGACGAGGTGCAGATGCCGTGGACCATCGCGACTAGCGGCCGCATGGAGACCGCCGGCCCCACGCTCAAGGGGCTGGGCGTCGACCCCGACGCCAAGCCGGTTGTGACCCGCGACCAGGTGCGTTACGCCAAGCCCGATCCCGATCTATTCGTGACCGCCGCCGAGCGGCTGGAGATCCCGATCGAGAACTGCATTGTCGTGGGCGACAGCGTGTGGGACCTGCTGGCCGCCCGCCGCGCACGGGCGTTATCGATCGGCCTGCTGTCCGGCGGCTACGGGCGTGAGGAGCTGGAGCGGGCCGGCGCGTTCCGCGTGTTCGAAGATCCCGCCGACCTGCTGCACCACATCGACGAAGTGGGCGTGCGCCGGCCAAGCGAGGATTAG
- the ahr gene encoding NADPH-dependent aldehyde reductase Ahr — translation MFHAYAASSADSLFEPFEYDPGELGPDEVDVQVEYCGICHSDLSMKQNDWGITSFPFVGGHEVAGRVAAIGERVAGLEVGQRVGVGWTSQSCLRCNECLSGYQNRCPDAQGTIVGRHGGFADRVRAQAEWCLPIPDGVASVDCGPLFCGGLTVFNPLAENAVPPTGRVGVVGIGGLGHMALQFARAWGCEVTAFSTSPEKEDEARQMGAHRFLNSRDASALQSAAGRFDMVLVTVNAALDWDAYVNTLRPGGTLHLVGAAEKIEATVFPMIMGQKSISASPTGSIVRATEMLEFCARHEIKPMVEQFPMSRLNDAMDHLASGQPRYRIVLTAGE, via the coding sequence GTGTTCCACGCCTACGCCGCGAGTTCCGCCGATTCGCTATTCGAGCCCTTCGAGTACGACCCGGGAGAGCTGGGCCCCGACGAGGTGGACGTGCAGGTCGAGTACTGCGGCATCTGCCACAGCGACCTCAGCATGAAGCAGAACGACTGGGGCATCACGAGCTTCCCGTTCGTTGGCGGCCACGAGGTTGCCGGCCGCGTTGCGGCCATCGGCGAGCGTGTCGCTGGCCTGGAGGTGGGGCAGCGGGTGGGCGTCGGCTGGACGTCGCAGTCCTGCCTGCGGTGCAATGAGTGCCTGTCCGGCTACCAGAACCGCTGCCCCGATGCGCAGGGCACTATCGTGGGGCGGCACGGCGGCTTCGCCGATCGCGTCCGCGCGCAGGCCGAGTGGTGCCTGCCGATCCCCGATGGCGTCGCCTCGGTCGACTGCGGCCCGTTGTTCTGCGGCGGGCTGACCGTGTTCAACCCGCTGGCCGAGAACGCGGTCCCGCCGACCGGGCGGGTGGGCGTGGTCGGCATCGGCGGGCTGGGCCACATGGCCCTGCAGTTCGCCCGCGCGTGGGGATGCGAGGTGACCGCCTTCAGCACCTCGCCAGAGAAAGAGGACGAGGCCCGGCAGATGGGCGCCCACCGCTTCCTGAACTCGCGCGACGCGTCGGCCCTGCAGTCGGCCGCGGGCCGCTTCGACATGGTGCTGGTGACCGTCAACGCGGCGCTCGACTGGGACGCCTACGTCAACACGCTCCGCCCCGGCGGCACGCTGCACCTGGTCGGCGCCGCCGAGAAGATCGAGGCGACCGTGTTCCCGATGATCATGGGCCAGAAGTCGATCAGCGCCTCGCCGACCGGCAGCATCGTCCGCGCGACCGAGATGCTGGAATTCTGCGCCCGCCACGAGATCAAACCGATGGTCGAGCAGTTCCCGATGAGCAGACTCAACGACGCCATGGACCACCTGGCGTCGGGGCAGCCGCGGTACCGGATCGTTTTGACCGCCGGCGAGTGA
- a CDS encoding c-type cytochrome has protein sequence MVTAIPPGAVGEEATLAGRPLPPGPLGETVKLGAMLVEQTATHLLTKAYVGNRLNCTSCHLDNGMHGAAATFLGVATAYPAWAPREGRVITLEDRILNCFMRSENGVRPPLGSRPSVAIAAYITWLSEGQPLRMNAERSLGPNAVAPLKAGAAQADARSGAVLYADRCAYCHGEDGQGDDDSPPVWGAESYNDGAGLARVPKLAAWLKVAMPPDEADLTEQESLDLAAFVNSHQRPRFRLEDHLPKPDRMGEYNSRRDP, from the coding sequence TTGGTAACGGCCATCCCTCCTGGGGCCGTGGGCGAAGAGGCGACGCTCGCCGGCCGGCCGCTCCCGCCCGGGCCACTCGGCGAAACGGTCAAGCTCGGCGCAATGCTGGTGGAGCAGACCGCCACGCACCTGCTCACCAAGGCGTACGTCGGCAACCGGCTCAACTGCACCTCGTGCCACCTCGACAATGGGATGCACGGCGCCGCCGCGACGTTCCTCGGCGTGGCAACGGCGTACCCCGCCTGGGCGCCACGGGAGGGGAGGGTGATCACGCTGGAGGACCGCATCCTCAATTGCTTCATGCGGAGCGAGAACGGCGTGCGGCCTCCGCTCGGCAGCCGGCCCAGCGTCGCGATCGCCGCCTACATCACCTGGCTCTCCGAGGGGCAGCCGCTGAGAATGAACGCGGAACGCTCGCTGGGGCCCAACGCGGTGGCGCCGCTCAAGGCGGGCGCGGCGCAGGCCGACGCGCGGTCCGGCGCCGTGCTGTACGCCGATCGCTGCGCCTACTGCCACGGCGAGGACGGCCAGGGCGACGACGACAGCCCTCCCGTGTGGGGCGCCGAGTCCTACAACGATGGCGCCGGGCTGGCGCGGGTCCCGAAGCTCGCCGCGTGGCTCAAGGTCGCGATGCCGCCGGACGAGGCCGACCTCACCGAACAGGAGTCGCTCGACTTGGCGGCGTTTGTCAACTCACACCAGCGGCCGAGGTTCCGGCTGGAGGATCACCTCCCCAAGCCGGACCGGATGGGCGAGTACAACTCTCGGCGCGACCCGTGA
- a CDS encoding pentapeptide repeat-containing protein produces MTRRTDSAFIASSGVARWRLRVQRHACFVAAALWILADAAVAQTPYTTIYLWEYVDPTDPSQGKQASDTGVYPIWWPRAGLGMRPGSADLTQAYLAAADAPGSNFRGTTLVDAYLRGARLGESSFVDVDLTGADLAGANLDFSVFYRADLTKVSLRDAVLSGSSFDETPLIGADFSGAIISGSLYFSDRAPTGVFRLTSFRSTDLRVEQLYSTRSYQDRDLSLVELIGQDMRGWDFSGQDLSFSIIAGTRFRAPI; encoded by the coding sequence ATGACTCGACGGACGGATTCCGCATTCATTGCTTCGTCGGGGGTGGCCCGATGGCGTCTTCGAGTACAGCGGCACGCATGCTTCGTCGCCGCGGCGCTGTGGATATTGGCGGACGCCGCCGTCGCCCAGACACCGTACACCACGATCTACCTATGGGAGTACGTCGACCCGACGGACCCATCACAGGGCAAGCAGGCGTCGGACACAGGGGTCTATCCAATCTGGTGGCCGCGCGCCGGATTAGGGATGCGGCCGGGGTCCGCCGATCTTACCCAGGCGTACCTGGCGGCCGCCGACGCGCCGGGCTCTAACTTCCGCGGCACAACGCTGGTCGACGCCTATCTGCGCGGCGCCCGGCTGGGCGAGTCAAGTTTCGTTGACGTCGATCTGACCGGCGCCGACCTGGCAGGGGCCAACCTAGATTTCTCCGTCTTCTACCGCGCAGACCTGACCAAAGTGAGTCTACGGGATGCCGTCTTGTCGGGCTCGTCCTTTGACGAGACGCCTCTCATCGGCGCCGACTTCAGCGGCGCCATTATCTCGGGAAGCCTGTACTTTTCGGACAGGGCCCCCACAGGAGTCTTTCGGCTAACGTCCTTTCGCTCAACCGACTTAAGGGTTGAGCAGCTCTACTCAACCCGAAGCTATCAGGACCGGGACCTCTCGCTGGTCGAGTTGATTGGCCAAGACATGCGTGGCTGGGACTTCTCAGGGCAGGATCTCAGCTTCTCGATCATTGCCGGGACTAGATTCAGGGCGCCGATCTGA
- a CDS encoding DUF805 domain-containing protein, whose product MTSNTQAWPRPFSLDGSVDRRTYLVTGVALTLLKYLVELLAISAAGGPFYTPLDFLSPLLSTRQEFSDAVGPWFGVAWVVWTIPFVWIAVAMTLRRARDAGWTPWLCLLILVPVVNLVVMLALAAAPASDAPQAAQPPADEAALEAARLAREAWSSPQVDCAPDGRGQTSPLVATLFGLLVGVAYTIGVAALSILVLGSYGAALFFGAPVVTGAAGGYLFNRPSRRTMYDTMQHAITLAFCCCSAFLLLGLEGLLCVVMAVPIFGPMTLVGAAIGRAIASGAESRQAREDRGLMGCLLLLPVVAGIEPVFSQPADLMVESSVVIAAPADDVWRCVVAFPEIDAEPQWFFRWGIAAPLRARIDGEGVGAVRHCEFTTGAFVEPITVWDRPHRLAFDVTDQPEPLFELTPYRDLHPPHLKGSFSSTRGEFELIPLADGGTRLVGRTWYTLDIAPHVYWRVWTDQIVHQIHLRVLDHIKATVERGEVEVTEIAMPQSVG is encoded by the coding sequence ATGACCTCGAACACCCAGGCCTGGCCCCGCCCGTTCAGCCTCGACGGCTCTGTCGATCGCAGAACCTACTTGGTCACCGGCGTTGCGCTCACGCTGCTGAAGTACCTAGTCGAGCTGCTTGCCATCAGCGCGGCGGGCGGGCCGTTCTACACGCCGCTCGACTTCCTCTCGCCGCTGCTCTCCACGAGGCAGGAGTTCAGCGACGCGGTAGGGCCTTGGTTTGGCGTCGCGTGGGTGGTGTGGACCATCCCCTTCGTATGGATCGCGGTGGCGATGACCCTCCGCCGCGCACGGGACGCCGGTTGGACTCCCTGGCTCTGCCTGCTGATCCTTGTGCCGGTCGTCAACCTAGTCGTTATGCTGGCGCTGGCCGCCGCGCCAGCCAGCGACGCACCGCAAGCTGCGCAGCCCCCAGCGGACGAGGCCGCCTTAGAAGCCGCGCGGCTGGCCCGCGAGGCCTGGTCGTCGCCCCAGGTGGATTGCGCTCCTGACGGCCGTGGTCAGACGTCACCGCTTGTCGCCACCCTGTTCGGGCTGCTGGTCGGCGTTGCCTACACCATCGGCGTCGCGGCGCTCAGCATACTGGTGCTGGGCAGCTACGGCGCCGCCCTCTTCTTCGGCGCGCCGGTCGTCACCGGCGCGGCGGGCGGCTACCTCTTCAACCGGCCTAGTCGCCGGACGATGTACGATACAATGCAACACGCCATTACGCTCGCGTTCTGCTGCTGCTCGGCGTTCTTGTTGCTTGGTCTGGAGGGGCTGCTCTGCGTCGTGATGGCGGTCCCAATCTTTGGCCCGATGACCCTGGTTGGTGCGGCGATCGGCCGCGCCATCGCGAGCGGCGCCGAGTCGCGGCAGGCCCGCGAGGACCGCGGGCTGATGGGGTGCCTGCTGCTGCTGCCAGTCGTGGCGGGCATCGAGCCCGTGTTCAGCCAGCCAGCCGACCTGATGGTGGAGTCGAGCGTCGTGATCGCCGCGCCCGCGGACGACGTGTGGCGGTGCGTGGTTGCGTTCCCCGAGATCGACGCCGAGCCGCAATGGTTCTTCCGCTGGGGGATCGCGGCCCCGCTGCGGGCCCGAATCGATGGCGAGGGCGTCGGCGCGGTGCGGCACTGCGAGTTCACCACCGGCGCCTTCGTGGAGCCGATTACCGTGTGGGACCGGCCCCACAGACTGGCGTTCGATGTAACGGACCAGCCGGAGCCACTATTCGAGCTGACGCCCTACAGGGACCTTCATCCGCCGCACCTAAAGGGGTCGTTCAGCAGCACGCGGGGCGAGTTCGAGCTTATCCCGCTCGCCGACGGTGGCACGCGGCTCGTCGGGCGGACCTGGTACACGCTCGACATCGCCCCGCACGTCTACTGGCGGGTGTGGACCGACCAGATCGTGCACCAGATCCACCTGCGGGTGCTCGACCACATCAAGGCGACTGTTGAGCGCGGTGAGGTTGAAGTAACAGAAATCGCGATGCCGCAAAGTGTCGGCTGA
- the aspS gene encoding aspartate--tRNA ligase codes for MLRTHTCGQLRESDAGSVATLCGWVDSYRDHGGGLFVDLRDRYGLTQIAFNPPDTPEEFIEASKDLRAEYVIEVTGNVAARPEGQHNPKLATGDIELRATGFRLLNKAKTPPVSPSAKATDLPGEELRLENRFLDLRRPSMQRAMMLRDKITKRMRDYFEEHDFVDIETPILGRSTPEGARDYLVPSRVHHGHFYALPQSPQLYKQVLMMAGYDRYVQVARCFRDEDLRADRQPEFTQLDLEMAFVEQDDIMGIIDGLVEKLAKEILDIDVKLPLPRMTYDEAMTRFGHDAPDLRFGLEIVDLTDLAPQSDFGVFKSVVDAGGHVRAICVKKGAEHYSRRGIDALTEFVKGYGAKGLAWFRVEAEGKLNSNIAKFFSDDLLAQMGERLGAEEGDLILFSADKWLGTCKVLHALRTKIGEEMKLYDEKDMHFSWVVEFPMFERTEDADNPQAEGKWSAMHHPFTAPLPEHLEYLESDPEKCRAQAYDLVINGSEAGGGTIRIHDAGTQSKVFSLLGIDKETAQDRFGFLLEALQYGAPPHGGIALGLDRFVMLFGGIDNIRDVIAFPKTQKASDLMTGAPGKVDARQLKELAVKVDM; via the coding sequence ATGCTACGCACGCACACCTGTGGCCAGCTCCGTGAATCCGACGCCGGTTCTGTCGCAACCCTCTGCGGCTGGGTCGACAGCTACCGCGACCACGGCGGCGGCCTATTCGTCGACCTCCGCGACCGGTACGGCCTGACGCAGATCGCGTTCAACCCGCCCGACACGCCCGAGGAGTTCATTGAGGCCTCCAAGGACCTCCGTGCGGAGTACGTGATCGAGGTCACCGGCAACGTAGCGGCCCGGCCCGAGGGGCAGCACAACCCGAAGCTGGCCACCGGCGACATCGAGCTCCGCGCCACCGGCTTCCGGCTGCTCAACAAGGCCAAGACCCCGCCCGTGTCGCCGTCGGCCAAGGCGACCGACCTGCCGGGCGAGGAGCTGCGGCTGGAGAACCGTTTCCTGGACCTCCGCCGCCCGTCGATGCAGCGGGCCATGATGCTCCGCGACAAGATCACCAAGCGGATGCGGGACTACTTCGAGGAGCACGACTTCGTCGACATCGAGACCCCCATCCTCGGCCGCAGCACCCCCGAGGGCGCCCGCGACTACCTGGTGCCCTCGCGTGTGCACCACGGGCACTTCTACGCGCTGCCGCAGTCGCCGCAGCTGTACAAACAAGTCCTCATGATGGCCGGCTACGACCGCTATGTGCAGGTCGCCCGCTGCTTCCGCGACGAGGACCTCCGCGCCGACCGGCAGCCGGAGTTCACGCAGCTCGACCTGGAGATGGCGTTCGTCGAGCAGGACGACATCATGGGCATCATCGACGGCCTGGTCGAGAAGCTCGCCAAAGAGATCCTCGACATCGACGTCAAGCTGCCGCTCCCCCGCATGACGTACGACGAGGCCATGACCCGCTTCGGGCACGACGCGCCCGACCTGCGGTTCGGACTGGAGATTGTCGACCTGACCGACCTGGCGCCGCAGAGCGACTTCGGCGTGTTCAAGTCGGTGGTCGACGCCGGCGGCCACGTGCGTGCGATCTGCGTGAAGAAGGGCGCCGAGCACTACAGCCGCCGCGGCATCGACGCGCTGACCGAATTCGTGAAGGGCTACGGCGCGAAGGGCCTGGCCTGGTTCCGCGTCGAGGCCGAAGGAAAACTCAACAGCAACATCGCCAAGTTCTTCTCCGACGACCTGCTGGCCCAGATGGGCGAGCGGCTCGGCGCCGAGGAGGGCGACCTCATCCTCTTCTCCGCCGACAAGTGGCTGGGCACCTGCAAGGTGCTGCACGCGCTGCGCACCAAGATCGGCGAGGAGATGAAGCTGTACGACGAAAAGGACATGCACTTCAGCTGGGTGGTCGAGTTTCCGATGTTTGAACGCACCGAGGACGCCGACAACCCGCAGGCCGAGGGCAAGTGGTCCGCCATGCACCACCCCTTCACCGCGCCGCTGCCGGAGCACCTGGAGTACCTGGAGTCCGACCCCGAGAAGTGCCGCGCCCAGGCGTACGACCTGGTGATCAACGGCTCGGAGGCGGGCGGCGGCACCATCCGGATCCACGACGCGGGGACCCAGAGCAAGGTGTTCTCACTCTTGGGCATTGACAAGGAGACCGCCCAGGACCGCTTCGGCTTCCTGCTGGAGGCGCTGCAGTACGGCGCCCCCCCGCACGGCGGCATCGCGCTGGGGCTAGACCGCTTCGTGATGCTGTTCGGCGGCATCGACAACATCCGCGACGTCATCGCGTTCCCGAAGACCCAAAAGGCCTCGGACCTGATGACCGGCGCCCCCGGCAAGGTCGACGCCCGCCAGCTGAAGGAGCTGGCGGTGAAGGTGGATATGTAG